One genomic segment of Equus przewalskii isolate Varuska chromosome 13, EquPr2, whole genome shotgun sequence includes these proteins:
- the HMGCR gene encoding 3-hydroxy-3-methylglutaryl-Coenzyme A reductase isoform X3 → MLSRLFRMHGLFVASHPWEVIVGTVTLTICMMSMNMFTGNNKICGWNYECPKFEEDVLSSDIIILTITRCIAILYIYFQFQNLRQLGSKYILGIAGLFTIFSSFVFSTVVIHFLDKELTGLNEALPFFLLLIDLSRASALAKFALSSNSQDEVRENIARGMAVLGPTFTLDALVECLVIGVGTMSGVRQLEIMCCFGCMSVLANYFVFMTFFPACVSLVLELSRESREGRPIWQLSHFARVLEEEENKPNPVTQRVKMIMSLGLVLVHAHSRWIADPSPQNSTAENSKVSLGLDENVSKRIEPSVSLWQFYLSKMISMDIEQVITLSLALLLAVKYIFFEKAETESTLSLKNPITSPVVTQKKVPDDCCRREPVLVTKSQKFHAAEEEMRINTERKAVEVIKPLVAEADTSNRATFVVGSSSSLIASPELETQEPEIELPLEPRPDEECLRILGDVEKGAKFLSDAEIIQLVNAKHIPAYKLESLMETHERGVSIRRQLLSTKLPEPSSLQYLPYRDYNYSLVMGACCENVIGYMPIPVGVAGPLCLDGKEFQVPMATTEGCLVASTNRGCRAIGLGGGASSRILADGMTRGPVVRLPRACDSAEVKAWLETPEGFTVIKEAFDSTSRFARLQKLHTSVAGRNLYIRFQSRSGDAMGMNMISKGTEKALSKLHEYFPDMQILAVSGNYCTDKKPAAINWIEGRGKSVVCEAVIPARVVREVLKTTTEAMVEVNINKNLVGSAMAGSIGGYNAHAANIVTAIYIACGQDAAQNVGSSNCITLMEASGPTNEDLYISCTMPSIEIGTVGGGTNLLPQQACLQMLGVQGACKENPGENARQLARIVCGTVMAGELSLMAALAAGHLVRSHMIHNRSKVNLQGLQGTCTEKAA, encoded by the exons ATGTTGTCAAGACTTTTCCGAATGCATGGCCTCTTTGTGGCCTCCCATCCCTGGGAAGTCATAGTGGGGACGGTGACACTGACCATCTGTATGATGTCCATGAACATGTTTACTGGCAACAATAAGATCTGTGGTTGGAATTATGAGTGTCCAAAGTTTGAAGAG GATGTTTTGAGCAGTGACATTATAATTCTGACAATAACACGATGCATAGCAATCCTGTATATTTATTTCCAGTTCCAGAATTTACGTCAGCTtggatcaaaatatattttag GTATTGCTGGCCTCTTCACAATTTTCTCAAGTTTTGTATTCAGTACAGTTGTCATTCATTTCCTAGATAAAGAATTGACAGGCTTGAA cgAAGCTTTGCCCTTTTTCCTGCTTCTGATTGACCTTTCCAGAGCGAGTGCTCTCGCGAAGTTTGCCCTCAGTTCCAACTCGCAG gatgaagtgaggGAGAATATTGCCCGTGGAATGGCGGTTTTAGGTCCCACGTTCACCCTCGACGCTCTTGTAGAATGTCTTGTGATTGGAGTTGGTACCATGTCAG GAGTGCGTCAACTTGAAATTATGTGCTGCTTTGGCTGCATGTCTGTTCTGGCCAACTACTTTGTGTTCATGACTTTCTTCCCGGCTTGTGTGTCCTTGGTTTTAGAG CTGTCCCGGGAGAGCCGTGAGGGCCGTCCAATTTGGCAGCTCAGCCACTTTGCTCGAGttttagaagaggaagaaaataaaccaaatccTGTGACTCAGAGGGTGAAGATGATTATG tctcTAGGCTTGGTTCTTGTTCATGCTCACAGTCGCTGGATAGCTGATCCTTCTCCTCAAAACAGTACAGCAGAAAATTCTAAGGTTTCTTTAGGATTGGATGAAAACGTGTCCAAGAGAATTGAACCAAGTGTTTCCCTCTGGCAGTTTTATCTCTCCAA aatGATCAGCATGGATATTGAACAAGTTATTACCCTAAGTTTAGCTCTCCTTCTGGCTGTCAAgtacatcttctttgaaaaagCGGAGACAGAATCTACACTCTCATTGAAAAACCCTATCACATCTCCGGTAGTGACCCAAAAGAAAGTCCCAGACGACTGTTGTAGACGTGAACCTGTACTGGTCACAAAGAGCCAGAAATTCCACGCGGCGGAGGAGGAGATGAGgataaacacagaaagaaaag CAGTTGAGGTTATAAAACCCCTAGTGGCCGAAGCTGACACCTCAAACAGAGCGACGTTCGTGGTGGGCAGCTCCTCTTCACTCATTGCTTCACCGGAACTGGAGACGCAGGAACCTGAAATTGAACTTCCCCTGGAGCCTCGGCCCGACGAAGAATGTCTGCGGATCCTTGGGGATGTGGAG aaagGTGCAAAATTCCTTAGTGATGCTGAGATCATCCAATTAGTCAATGCTAAGCATATCCCAGCCTACAAATTGGAATCACTGATGGAAACCCATGAACGAGGTGTATCTATTCGTCGACAGTTACTTTCCACAAAACTTCCAGAGCCTTCTTCTCTCCAGTATCTGCCTTACAGGGACTATAACTACTCCTTG GTGATGGGAGCTTGTTGTGAGAATGTTATTGGCTATATGCCCATCCCTGTTGGAGTGGCAGGACCTCTGTGCTTGGATGGAAAAGAATTTCAGGTTCCAATGGCAACCACGGAAGGTTGCCTTGTGGCCAGCACTAACAGAGGCTGCAGAGCAATAGGC CTTGGTGGAGGTGCCAGCAGCCGAATCCTTGCAGATGGGATGACCCGCGGCCCCGTGGTACGTCTTCCCCGTGCTTGTGACTCTGCAGAAGTGAAGGCCTGGCTTGAGACACCTGAAGGGTTCACAGTGATAAAGGAGGCGTTCGACAGCACCAGCAG GTTTGCGCGTCTACAGAAACTTCACACGAGTGTGGCGGGACGCAATCTTTACATCCGCTTCCAGTCCAGGTCGGGCGACGCCATGGGCATGAACATGATTTCGAAG gGTACAGAGAAAGCACTTTCAAAACTCCACGAGTATTTCCCTGACATGCAGATTCTGGCAGTTAGCGGTAACTATTGCACTGACAAGAAACCTGCTGCCATCAACTGGATAGAGGGACGAGGAAAGTCTGTTGTTTGTGAAGCTGTCATTCCAGCCCGGGTTGTCAGAGAA GTATTGAAAACTACTACGGAAGCTATGGTTGAGGTCAACATTAATAAGAACCTGGTGGGCTCTGCCATGGCTGGGAGCATCGGGGGCTACAATGCCCACGCGGCCAACATCGTGACTGCCATCTACATCGCCTGTGGGCAG GATGCAGCACAGAATGTTGGTAGTTCAAACTGCATTACTTTAATGGAAGCAAGTGGCCCCACAAATGAAGATCTGTATATCAGTTGCACCATGCCGTCTATAGAAATAGGAACTGTGGGTGGTGGCACCAACCTGCTCCCTCAGCAAGCCTGTTTGCAG ATGCTGGGTGTGCAAGGAGCGTGCAAAGAGAATCCTGGGGAGAATGCGCGGCAGCTGGCCAGGATTGTGTGTGGGACAGTGATGGCTGGGGAATTGTCCCTGATGGCAGCCTTGGCAGCAGGACATCTTGTCAGAAGTCACATGATTCACAACAG GTCAAAGGTAAATCTACAAGGCCTCCAGGGCACTTGCACTGAGAAGGCTGCTTGA
- the HMGCR gene encoding 3-hydroxy-3-methylglutaryl-Coenzyme A reductase isoform X4 produces MLSRLFRMHGLFVASHPWEVIVGTVTLTICMMSMNMFTGNNKICGWNYECPKFEEDVLSSDIIILTITRCIAILYIYFQFQNLRQLGSKYILGIAGLFTIFSSFVFSTVVIHFLDKELTGLNEALPFFLLLIDLSRASALAKFALSSNSQDEVRENIARGMAVLGPTFTLDALVECLVIGVGTMSGVRQLEIMCCFGCMSVLANYFVFMTFFPACVSLVLELSRESREGRPIWQLSHFARVLEEEENKPNPVTQRVKMIMSLGLVLVHAHSRWIADPSPQNSTAENSKVSLGLDENVSKRIEPSVSLWQFYLSKMISMDIEQVITLSLALLLAVKYIFFEKAETESTLSLKNPITSPVVTQKKVPDDCCRREPVLVTKSQKFHAAEEEMRINTERKVEVIKPLVAEADTSNRATFVVGSSSSLIASPELETQEPEIELPLEPRPDEECLRILGDVEKGAKFLSDAEIIQLVNAKHIPAYKLESLMETHERGVSIRRQLLSTKLPEPSSLQYLPYRDYNYSLVMGACCENVIGYMPIPVGVAGPLCLDGKEFQVPMATTEGCLVASTNRGCRAIGLGGGASSRILADGMTRGPVVRLPRACDSAEVKAWLETPEGFTVIKEAFDSTSRFARLQKLHTSVAGRNLYIRFQSRSGDAMGMNMISKGTEKALSKLHEYFPDMQILAVSGNYCTDKKPAAINWIEGRGKSVVCEAVIPARVVREVLKTTTEAMVEVNINKNLVGSAMAGSIGGYNAHAANIVTAIYIACGQDAAQNVGSSNCITLMEASGPTNEDLYISCTMPSIEIGTVGGGTNLLPQQACLQMLGVQGACKENPGENARQLARIVCGTVMAGELSLMAALAAGHLVRSHMIHNRSKVNLQGLQGTCTEKAA; encoded by the exons ATGTTGTCAAGACTTTTCCGAATGCATGGCCTCTTTGTGGCCTCCCATCCCTGGGAAGTCATAGTGGGGACGGTGACACTGACCATCTGTATGATGTCCATGAACATGTTTACTGGCAACAATAAGATCTGTGGTTGGAATTATGAGTGTCCAAAGTTTGAAGAG GATGTTTTGAGCAGTGACATTATAATTCTGACAATAACACGATGCATAGCAATCCTGTATATTTATTTCCAGTTCCAGAATTTACGTCAGCTtggatcaaaatatattttag GTATTGCTGGCCTCTTCACAATTTTCTCAAGTTTTGTATTCAGTACAGTTGTCATTCATTTCCTAGATAAAGAATTGACAGGCTTGAA cgAAGCTTTGCCCTTTTTCCTGCTTCTGATTGACCTTTCCAGAGCGAGTGCTCTCGCGAAGTTTGCCCTCAGTTCCAACTCGCAG gatgaagtgaggGAGAATATTGCCCGTGGAATGGCGGTTTTAGGTCCCACGTTCACCCTCGACGCTCTTGTAGAATGTCTTGTGATTGGAGTTGGTACCATGTCAG GAGTGCGTCAACTTGAAATTATGTGCTGCTTTGGCTGCATGTCTGTTCTGGCCAACTACTTTGTGTTCATGACTTTCTTCCCGGCTTGTGTGTCCTTGGTTTTAGAG CTGTCCCGGGAGAGCCGTGAGGGCCGTCCAATTTGGCAGCTCAGCCACTTTGCTCGAGttttagaagaggaagaaaataaaccaaatccTGTGACTCAGAGGGTGAAGATGATTATG tctcTAGGCTTGGTTCTTGTTCATGCTCACAGTCGCTGGATAGCTGATCCTTCTCCTCAAAACAGTACAGCAGAAAATTCTAAGGTTTCTTTAGGATTGGATGAAAACGTGTCCAAGAGAATTGAACCAAGTGTTTCCCTCTGGCAGTTTTATCTCTCCAA aatGATCAGCATGGATATTGAACAAGTTATTACCCTAAGTTTAGCTCTCCTTCTGGCTGTCAAgtacatcttctttgaaaaagCGGAGACAGAATCTACACTCTCATTGAAAAACCCTATCACATCTCCGGTAGTGACCCAAAAGAAAGTCCCAGACGACTGTTGTAGACGTGAACCTGTACTGGTCACAAAGAGCCAGAAATTCCACGCGGCGGAGGAGGAGATGAGgataaacacagaaagaaaag TTGAGGTTATAAAACCCCTAGTGGCCGAAGCTGACACCTCAAACAGAGCGACGTTCGTGGTGGGCAGCTCCTCTTCACTCATTGCTTCACCGGAACTGGAGACGCAGGAACCTGAAATTGAACTTCCCCTGGAGCCTCGGCCCGACGAAGAATGTCTGCGGATCCTTGGGGATGTGGAG aaagGTGCAAAATTCCTTAGTGATGCTGAGATCATCCAATTAGTCAATGCTAAGCATATCCCAGCCTACAAATTGGAATCACTGATGGAAACCCATGAACGAGGTGTATCTATTCGTCGACAGTTACTTTCCACAAAACTTCCAGAGCCTTCTTCTCTCCAGTATCTGCCTTACAGGGACTATAACTACTCCTTG GTGATGGGAGCTTGTTGTGAGAATGTTATTGGCTATATGCCCATCCCTGTTGGAGTGGCAGGACCTCTGTGCTTGGATGGAAAAGAATTTCAGGTTCCAATGGCAACCACGGAAGGTTGCCTTGTGGCCAGCACTAACAGAGGCTGCAGAGCAATAGGC CTTGGTGGAGGTGCCAGCAGCCGAATCCTTGCAGATGGGATGACCCGCGGCCCCGTGGTACGTCTTCCCCGTGCTTGTGACTCTGCAGAAGTGAAGGCCTGGCTTGAGACACCTGAAGGGTTCACAGTGATAAAGGAGGCGTTCGACAGCACCAGCAG GTTTGCGCGTCTACAGAAACTTCACACGAGTGTGGCGGGACGCAATCTTTACATCCGCTTCCAGTCCAGGTCGGGCGACGCCATGGGCATGAACATGATTTCGAAG gGTACAGAGAAAGCACTTTCAAAACTCCACGAGTATTTCCCTGACATGCAGATTCTGGCAGTTAGCGGTAACTATTGCACTGACAAGAAACCTGCTGCCATCAACTGGATAGAGGGACGAGGAAAGTCTGTTGTTTGTGAAGCTGTCATTCCAGCCCGGGTTGTCAGAGAA GTATTGAAAACTACTACGGAAGCTATGGTTGAGGTCAACATTAATAAGAACCTGGTGGGCTCTGCCATGGCTGGGAGCATCGGGGGCTACAATGCCCACGCGGCCAACATCGTGACTGCCATCTACATCGCCTGTGGGCAG GATGCAGCACAGAATGTTGGTAGTTCAAACTGCATTACTTTAATGGAAGCAAGTGGCCCCACAAATGAAGATCTGTATATCAGTTGCACCATGCCGTCTATAGAAATAGGAACTGTGGGTGGTGGCACCAACCTGCTCCCTCAGCAAGCCTGTTTGCAG ATGCTGGGTGTGCAAGGAGCGTGCAAAGAGAATCCTGGGGAGAATGCGCGGCAGCTGGCCAGGATTGTGTGTGGGACAGTGATGGCTGGGGAATTGTCCCTGATGGCAGCCTTGGCAGCAGGACATCTTGTCAGAAGTCACATGATTCACAACAG GTCAAAGGTAAATCTACAAGGCCTCCAGGGCACTTGCACTGAGAAGGCTGCTTGA
- the HMGCR gene encoding 3-hydroxy-3-methylglutaryl-Coenzyme A reductase isoform X1: MQSQGSRDSVATMLSRLFRMHGLFVASHPWEVIVGTVTLTICMMSMNMFTGNNKICGWNYECPKFEEDVLSSDIIILTITRCIAILYIYFQFQNLRQLGSKYILGIAGLFTIFSSFVFSTVVIHFLDKELTGLNEALPFFLLLIDLSRASALAKFALSSNSQDEVRENIARGMAVLGPTFTLDALVECLVIGVGTMSGVRQLEIMCCFGCMSVLANYFVFMTFFPACVSLVLELSRESREGRPIWQLSHFARVLEEEENKPNPVTQRVKMIMSLGLVLVHAHSRWIADPSPQNSTAENSKVSLGLDENVSKRIEPSVSLWQFYLSKMISMDIEQVITLSLALLLAVKYIFFEKAETESTLSLKNPITSPVVTQKKVPDDCCRREPVLVTKSQKFHAAEEEMRINTERKAVEVIKPLVAEADTSNRATFVVGSSSSLIASPELETQEPEIELPLEPRPDEECLRILGDVEKGAKFLSDAEIIQLVNAKHIPAYKLESLMETHERGVSIRRQLLSTKLPEPSSLQYLPYRDYNYSLVMGACCENVIGYMPIPVGVAGPLCLDGKEFQVPMATTEGCLVASTNRGCRAIGLGGGASSRILADGMTRGPVVRLPRACDSAEVKAWLETPEGFTVIKEAFDSTSRFARLQKLHTSVAGRNLYIRFQSRSGDAMGMNMISKGTEKALSKLHEYFPDMQILAVSGNYCTDKKPAAINWIEGRGKSVVCEAVIPARVVREVLKTTTEAMVEVNINKNLVGSAMAGSIGGYNAHAANIVTAIYIACGQDAAQNVGSSNCITLMEASGPTNEDLYISCTMPSIEIGTVGGGTNLLPQQACLQMLGVQGACKENPGENARQLARIVCGTVMAGELSLMAALAAGHLVRSHMIHNRSKVNLQGLQGTCTEKAA, encoded by the exons ATGCAGAGCCAGG GATCCAGGGATTCAGTAGCTACAATGTTGTCAAGACTTTTCCGAATGCATGGCCTCTTTGTGGCCTCCCATCCCTGGGAAGTCATAGTGGGGACGGTGACACTGACCATCTGTATGATGTCCATGAACATGTTTACTGGCAACAATAAGATCTGTGGTTGGAATTATGAGTGTCCAAAGTTTGAAGAG GATGTTTTGAGCAGTGACATTATAATTCTGACAATAACACGATGCATAGCAATCCTGTATATTTATTTCCAGTTCCAGAATTTACGTCAGCTtggatcaaaatatattttag GTATTGCTGGCCTCTTCACAATTTTCTCAAGTTTTGTATTCAGTACAGTTGTCATTCATTTCCTAGATAAAGAATTGACAGGCTTGAA cgAAGCTTTGCCCTTTTTCCTGCTTCTGATTGACCTTTCCAGAGCGAGTGCTCTCGCGAAGTTTGCCCTCAGTTCCAACTCGCAG gatgaagtgaggGAGAATATTGCCCGTGGAATGGCGGTTTTAGGTCCCACGTTCACCCTCGACGCTCTTGTAGAATGTCTTGTGATTGGAGTTGGTACCATGTCAG GAGTGCGTCAACTTGAAATTATGTGCTGCTTTGGCTGCATGTCTGTTCTGGCCAACTACTTTGTGTTCATGACTTTCTTCCCGGCTTGTGTGTCCTTGGTTTTAGAG CTGTCCCGGGAGAGCCGTGAGGGCCGTCCAATTTGGCAGCTCAGCCACTTTGCTCGAGttttagaagaggaagaaaataaaccaaatccTGTGACTCAGAGGGTGAAGATGATTATG tctcTAGGCTTGGTTCTTGTTCATGCTCACAGTCGCTGGATAGCTGATCCTTCTCCTCAAAACAGTACAGCAGAAAATTCTAAGGTTTCTTTAGGATTGGATGAAAACGTGTCCAAGAGAATTGAACCAAGTGTTTCCCTCTGGCAGTTTTATCTCTCCAA aatGATCAGCATGGATATTGAACAAGTTATTACCCTAAGTTTAGCTCTCCTTCTGGCTGTCAAgtacatcttctttgaaaaagCGGAGACAGAATCTACACTCTCATTGAAAAACCCTATCACATCTCCGGTAGTGACCCAAAAGAAAGTCCCAGACGACTGTTGTAGACGTGAACCTGTACTGGTCACAAAGAGCCAGAAATTCCACGCGGCGGAGGAGGAGATGAGgataaacacagaaagaaaag CAGTTGAGGTTATAAAACCCCTAGTGGCCGAAGCTGACACCTCAAACAGAGCGACGTTCGTGGTGGGCAGCTCCTCTTCACTCATTGCTTCACCGGAACTGGAGACGCAGGAACCTGAAATTGAACTTCCCCTGGAGCCTCGGCCCGACGAAGAATGTCTGCGGATCCTTGGGGATGTGGAG aaagGTGCAAAATTCCTTAGTGATGCTGAGATCATCCAATTAGTCAATGCTAAGCATATCCCAGCCTACAAATTGGAATCACTGATGGAAACCCATGAACGAGGTGTATCTATTCGTCGACAGTTACTTTCCACAAAACTTCCAGAGCCTTCTTCTCTCCAGTATCTGCCTTACAGGGACTATAACTACTCCTTG GTGATGGGAGCTTGTTGTGAGAATGTTATTGGCTATATGCCCATCCCTGTTGGAGTGGCAGGACCTCTGTGCTTGGATGGAAAAGAATTTCAGGTTCCAATGGCAACCACGGAAGGTTGCCTTGTGGCCAGCACTAACAGAGGCTGCAGAGCAATAGGC CTTGGTGGAGGTGCCAGCAGCCGAATCCTTGCAGATGGGATGACCCGCGGCCCCGTGGTACGTCTTCCCCGTGCTTGTGACTCTGCAGAAGTGAAGGCCTGGCTTGAGACACCTGAAGGGTTCACAGTGATAAAGGAGGCGTTCGACAGCACCAGCAG GTTTGCGCGTCTACAGAAACTTCACACGAGTGTGGCGGGACGCAATCTTTACATCCGCTTCCAGTCCAGGTCGGGCGACGCCATGGGCATGAACATGATTTCGAAG gGTACAGAGAAAGCACTTTCAAAACTCCACGAGTATTTCCCTGACATGCAGATTCTGGCAGTTAGCGGTAACTATTGCACTGACAAGAAACCTGCTGCCATCAACTGGATAGAGGGACGAGGAAAGTCTGTTGTTTGTGAAGCTGTCATTCCAGCCCGGGTTGTCAGAGAA GTATTGAAAACTACTACGGAAGCTATGGTTGAGGTCAACATTAATAAGAACCTGGTGGGCTCTGCCATGGCTGGGAGCATCGGGGGCTACAATGCCCACGCGGCCAACATCGTGACTGCCATCTACATCGCCTGTGGGCAG GATGCAGCACAGAATGTTGGTAGTTCAAACTGCATTACTTTAATGGAAGCAAGTGGCCCCACAAATGAAGATCTGTATATCAGTTGCACCATGCCGTCTATAGAAATAGGAACTGTGGGTGGTGGCACCAACCTGCTCCCTCAGCAAGCCTGTTTGCAG ATGCTGGGTGTGCAAGGAGCGTGCAAAGAGAATCCTGGGGAGAATGCGCGGCAGCTGGCCAGGATTGTGTGTGGGACAGTGATGGCTGGGGAATTGTCCCTGATGGCAGCCTTGGCAGCAGGACATCTTGTCAGAAGTCACATGATTCACAACAG GTCAAAGGTAAATCTACAAGGCCTCCAGGGCACTTGCACTGAGAAGGCTGCTTGA
- the HMGCR gene encoding 3-hydroxy-3-methylglutaryl-Coenzyme A reductase isoform X2, with the protein MQSQGSRDSVATMLSRLFRMHGLFVASHPWEVIVGTVTLTICMMSMNMFTGNNKICGWNYECPKFEEDVLSSDIIILTITRCIAILYIYFQFQNLRQLGSKYILGIAGLFTIFSSFVFSTVVIHFLDKELTGLNEALPFFLLLIDLSRASALAKFALSSNSQDEVRENIARGMAVLGPTFTLDALVECLVIGVGTMSGVRQLEIMCCFGCMSVLANYFVFMTFFPACVSLVLELSRESREGRPIWQLSHFARVLEEEENKPNPVTQRVKMIMSLGLVLVHAHSRWIADPSPQNSTAENSKVSLGLDENVSKRIEPSVSLWQFYLSKMISMDIEQVITLSLALLLAVKYIFFEKAETESTLSLKNPITSPVVTQKKVPDDCCRREPVLVTKSQKFHAAEEEMRINTERKVEVIKPLVAEADTSNRATFVVGSSSSLIASPELETQEPEIELPLEPRPDEECLRILGDVEKGAKFLSDAEIIQLVNAKHIPAYKLESLMETHERGVSIRRQLLSTKLPEPSSLQYLPYRDYNYSLVMGACCENVIGYMPIPVGVAGPLCLDGKEFQVPMATTEGCLVASTNRGCRAIGLGGGASSRILADGMTRGPVVRLPRACDSAEVKAWLETPEGFTVIKEAFDSTSRFARLQKLHTSVAGRNLYIRFQSRSGDAMGMNMISKGTEKALSKLHEYFPDMQILAVSGNYCTDKKPAAINWIEGRGKSVVCEAVIPARVVREVLKTTTEAMVEVNINKNLVGSAMAGSIGGYNAHAANIVTAIYIACGQDAAQNVGSSNCITLMEASGPTNEDLYISCTMPSIEIGTVGGGTNLLPQQACLQMLGVQGACKENPGENARQLARIVCGTVMAGELSLMAALAAGHLVRSHMIHNRSKVNLQGLQGTCTEKAA; encoded by the exons ATGCAGAGCCAGG GATCCAGGGATTCAGTAGCTACAATGTTGTCAAGACTTTTCCGAATGCATGGCCTCTTTGTGGCCTCCCATCCCTGGGAAGTCATAGTGGGGACGGTGACACTGACCATCTGTATGATGTCCATGAACATGTTTACTGGCAACAATAAGATCTGTGGTTGGAATTATGAGTGTCCAAAGTTTGAAGAG GATGTTTTGAGCAGTGACATTATAATTCTGACAATAACACGATGCATAGCAATCCTGTATATTTATTTCCAGTTCCAGAATTTACGTCAGCTtggatcaaaatatattttag GTATTGCTGGCCTCTTCACAATTTTCTCAAGTTTTGTATTCAGTACAGTTGTCATTCATTTCCTAGATAAAGAATTGACAGGCTTGAA cgAAGCTTTGCCCTTTTTCCTGCTTCTGATTGACCTTTCCAGAGCGAGTGCTCTCGCGAAGTTTGCCCTCAGTTCCAACTCGCAG gatgaagtgaggGAGAATATTGCCCGTGGAATGGCGGTTTTAGGTCCCACGTTCACCCTCGACGCTCTTGTAGAATGTCTTGTGATTGGAGTTGGTACCATGTCAG GAGTGCGTCAACTTGAAATTATGTGCTGCTTTGGCTGCATGTCTGTTCTGGCCAACTACTTTGTGTTCATGACTTTCTTCCCGGCTTGTGTGTCCTTGGTTTTAGAG CTGTCCCGGGAGAGCCGTGAGGGCCGTCCAATTTGGCAGCTCAGCCACTTTGCTCGAGttttagaagaggaagaaaataaaccaaatccTGTGACTCAGAGGGTGAAGATGATTATG tctcTAGGCTTGGTTCTTGTTCATGCTCACAGTCGCTGGATAGCTGATCCTTCTCCTCAAAACAGTACAGCAGAAAATTCTAAGGTTTCTTTAGGATTGGATGAAAACGTGTCCAAGAGAATTGAACCAAGTGTTTCCCTCTGGCAGTTTTATCTCTCCAA aatGATCAGCATGGATATTGAACAAGTTATTACCCTAAGTTTAGCTCTCCTTCTGGCTGTCAAgtacatcttctttgaaaaagCGGAGACAGAATCTACACTCTCATTGAAAAACCCTATCACATCTCCGGTAGTGACCCAAAAGAAAGTCCCAGACGACTGTTGTAGACGTGAACCTGTACTGGTCACAAAGAGCCAGAAATTCCACGCGGCGGAGGAGGAGATGAGgataaacacagaaagaaaag TTGAGGTTATAAAACCCCTAGTGGCCGAAGCTGACACCTCAAACAGAGCGACGTTCGTGGTGGGCAGCTCCTCTTCACTCATTGCTTCACCGGAACTGGAGACGCAGGAACCTGAAATTGAACTTCCCCTGGAGCCTCGGCCCGACGAAGAATGTCTGCGGATCCTTGGGGATGTGGAG aaagGTGCAAAATTCCTTAGTGATGCTGAGATCATCCAATTAGTCAATGCTAAGCATATCCCAGCCTACAAATTGGAATCACTGATGGAAACCCATGAACGAGGTGTATCTATTCGTCGACAGTTACTTTCCACAAAACTTCCAGAGCCTTCTTCTCTCCAGTATCTGCCTTACAGGGACTATAACTACTCCTTG GTGATGGGAGCTTGTTGTGAGAATGTTATTGGCTATATGCCCATCCCTGTTGGAGTGGCAGGACCTCTGTGCTTGGATGGAAAAGAATTTCAGGTTCCAATGGCAACCACGGAAGGTTGCCTTGTGGCCAGCACTAACAGAGGCTGCAGAGCAATAGGC CTTGGTGGAGGTGCCAGCAGCCGAATCCTTGCAGATGGGATGACCCGCGGCCCCGTGGTACGTCTTCCCCGTGCTTGTGACTCTGCAGAAGTGAAGGCCTGGCTTGAGACACCTGAAGGGTTCACAGTGATAAAGGAGGCGTTCGACAGCACCAGCAG GTTTGCGCGTCTACAGAAACTTCACACGAGTGTGGCGGGACGCAATCTTTACATCCGCTTCCAGTCCAGGTCGGGCGACGCCATGGGCATGAACATGATTTCGAAG gGTACAGAGAAAGCACTTTCAAAACTCCACGAGTATTTCCCTGACATGCAGATTCTGGCAGTTAGCGGTAACTATTGCACTGACAAGAAACCTGCTGCCATCAACTGGATAGAGGGACGAGGAAAGTCTGTTGTTTGTGAAGCTGTCATTCCAGCCCGGGTTGTCAGAGAA GTATTGAAAACTACTACGGAAGCTATGGTTGAGGTCAACATTAATAAGAACCTGGTGGGCTCTGCCATGGCTGGGAGCATCGGGGGCTACAATGCCCACGCGGCCAACATCGTGACTGCCATCTACATCGCCTGTGGGCAG GATGCAGCACAGAATGTTGGTAGTTCAAACTGCATTACTTTAATGGAAGCAAGTGGCCCCACAAATGAAGATCTGTATATCAGTTGCACCATGCCGTCTATAGAAATAGGAACTGTGGGTGGTGGCACCAACCTGCTCCCTCAGCAAGCCTGTTTGCAG ATGCTGGGTGTGCAAGGAGCGTGCAAAGAGAATCCTGGGGAGAATGCGCGGCAGCTGGCCAGGATTGTGTGTGGGACAGTGATGGCTGGGGAATTGTCCCTGATGGCAGCCTTGGCAGCAGGACATCTTGTCAGAAGTCACATGATTCACAACAG GTCAAAGGTAAATCTACAAGGCCTCCAGGGCACTTGCACTGAGAAGGCTGCTTGA